One segment of Streptomyces roseifaciens DNA contains the following:
- a CDS encoding sigma-70 family RNA polymerase sigma factor: protein MDDSDLLTERFEEHRSHLRAVAYRMLGSVSEADDAVQETWLRYGRTDTSGVENLGGWLTTVAGRVCLNMLRSREARREDPLEIHVPDPVISHPSGVDPEQKALLADSVGLAMLVVLASLAPAERVAFVLHDMFAVPFDDIAPLIERTTAATRQLASRARRRVQNQTTPPEPDLARQREAVDAFFAAAHEGDFEALVAVLDPDVVLRADGGDTRSRLSVALTGARAVASQAARFSGLSPFARPALINGAAGVVVVVNGNPVSVMAFTVTNGRITAIEVLADPGRLRRLDLTPLDR, encoded by the coding sequence GTGGACGACAGCGATCTTCTGACGGAGCGTTTCGAGGAGCACCGGAGCCATCTGCGGGCCGTGGCCTACCGGATGCTCGGCTCCGTGAGCGAGGCCGACGACGCCGTCCAGGAGACCTGGCTGCGCTACGGCCGCACCGACACCTCCGGCGTCGAGAACCTCGGCGGCTGGCTGACCACGGTGGCGGGGCGCGTGTGCCTGAACATGCTGCGCTCGCGCGAGGCGCGCCGCGAGGACCCGCTCGAGATCCACGTGCCCGACCCCGTCATCAGCCACCCGTCCGGCGTCGACCCCGAGCAGAAGGCGCTGCTGGCCGACTCGGTGGGGCTGGCGATGCTGGTGGTGCTCGCCTCCCTGGCGCCGGCCGAGCGCGTCGCGTTCGTCCTGCACGACATGTTCGCCGTGCCCTTCGACGACATCGCCCCGCTGATCGAACGCACCACGGCCGCGACCCGGCAGCTCGCCAGCCGCGCCCGCCGCCGCGTGCAGAATCAGACCACGCCGCCCGAGCCCGACCTCGCGCGCCAGCGCGAAGCCGTCGACGCCTTCTTCGCCGCCGCCCACGAAGGCGACTTCGAGGCGCTCGTCGCCGTGCTCGACCCCGACGTCGTCCTGCGCGCGGACGGCGGCGACACCCGCTCCCGCCTCAGCGTCGCCCTCACCGGCGCCCGGGCCGTGGCCTCCCAGGCGGCCAGGTTCAGCGGCCTCTCCCCGTTCGCGCGGCCCGCCCTGATCAACGGAGCCGCCGGCGTCGTGGTGGTCGTGAACGGCAACCCGGTGTCCGTCATGGCCTTCACCGTCACGAACGGCAGGATCACCGCCATCGAGGTCCTCGCCGACCCCGGCCGCCTGCGCCGCCTCGACCTCACGCCCCTGGACCGCTGA